Proteins encoded by one window of Raphanus sativus cultivar WK10039 unplaced genomic scaffold, ASM80110v3 Scaffold0002, whole genome shotgun sequence:
- the LOC108810826 gene encoding transcription factor MYB34, which translates to MVRTPCCKEEGIKKGAWTPEEDQKLIAYVQLHGEGGWRTLPEKAGLKRCGKSCRLRWANYLRPDIKRGEFTPEEDDTIIKLHALMGNKWAAIASSLAGRTDNDIKNYWNTNLKKRLKRKGIDPITHKPINPTGFQPINHKLGSSGSARLLNRVARKYAGDLNRELLTGIIIRNSTIIADGSRNSCEVHSPTTTLLNKTAAISNAVTLNMFNNTSTSSSCSFSSDLDVLFSNEEMDNVALMGELKSILSYGSADAGDNSPEFNVTDEMDFLDSWNEEDDLEKFVSSLDSKTGLFMSLSEE; encoded by the exons ATGGTGAGAACACCATGTTGCAAAGAAGAAGGAATAAAGAAAGGAGCTTGGACTCCTGAAGAAGATCAAAAGCTTATTGCTTATGTTCAACTACATGGTGAAGGTGGATGGCGTACTCTCCCAGAGAAAGCTG GATTGAAGAGATGCGGGAAGAGTTGTAGACTGAGATGGGCTAATTATCTAAGACCCGACATCAAGAGAGGAGAGTTTACTCCTGAAGAAGACGACACTATTATCAAGCTTCATGCTCTTATGGGTAACAA GTGGGCCGCAATTGCAAGTAGTTTGGCGGGACGAACGGACAacgatattaaaaattattggaACACAAACCTCAAGAAGCGTTTAAAACGAAAAGGTATTGATCCAATCACTCATAAACCGATCAATCCAACCGGTTTTCAACCAATAAACCATAAACTCGGTTCATCCGGTTCTGCAAGGCTTCTTAACCGGGTCGCAAGGAAATACGCGGGAGACTTAAACCGGGAACTACTTACCGGAATCATCATCAGAAACTCCACAATTATCGCTGATGGTTCACGAAACTCCTGTGAGGTTCACTCCCCGACCACCACATTGCTCAACAAAACGGCAGCAATATCAAATGCTGTCACATTGAATATGTTCAATAATACCTCGACATCTTCCAGCTGTTCTTTCTCCAGTGACCTTGACGTATTGTTTAGCAACGAAGAGATGGATAATGTTGCCCTTATGGGAGAGTTAAAGAGTATTCTTAGTTACGGCAGTGCTGACGCGGGAGATAATTCGCCGGAGTTTAACGTAACTGACGAGATGGACTTTCTTGATTCTTGGAATGAAGAAGACGATTTGGAGAAGTTTGTGAGTTCATTAGATTCCAAGACTGGTTTATTTATGAGTTTATCTGAAGAATGA